The Candidatus Limnocylindrales bacterium genome includes the window GGCGAAAGCCGAACAGGACAAGGAGGGATCCTATGCAAGTACAAGCCGAACTTGTTGCTATCGGTACGGAGCTTTTATTAGGACAAATCGTTGATACCAATGCAACCTATATTGCGCAGCAACTTAACGCCATTGGGTTGAACCTTTTTTACAAAACAACGGTTGGGGATAATGCCGGTCGCATAAAAGAAGTTTTGGAGCGGGCTCATAACCGGTCTCAAGTGGTAATTACAACGGGAGGGATAGGACCTACCGAAGATGATTTAACCCGGGAGATGGTAGCCGAAGCAACGGGACGTAAGCTAGTTTTTCAGCAACATTTGATGGATCAAATTGAAGCAATATTTAGAAGTCGGGGTTTTACCAGTATCAGTCCGAATAACCGAAAACAGGCATTTATCCCGGAAGGGGCCATCCCCATTGAAAATCCCGTAGGAACAGCCCCTGGGTTTATCGTGGATGATGAAAAGGGGGTTATTATCAGTATCCCGGGAGTTCCATCGGAAATGAAGTATCTGATGGAGAAGACCGTTATTCCTTTCTTAAAAAAGAGATTTGGATTGAAGGGGCTTATTAAATCAAAGGTTTTAAAGAACAGTGGTATCGGAGAAAGCAGGATAGACCATATAATCGGAGATCTTATTGTCAACAGTTCCAATCCTACTGTAGGACTGTTGGCCCATGTAGGCCAGGTAGATATTCGGATTACTGCAAAGGCAGAGGATGAAGCTACGGCAGATCGACTTATTGCAGAGATGGAAGCAAAAATCCGGGAACGACTCCCTAACCAGATCTTTGGAACCGATCAAGATACTTTGGAAGGGGTTGTGGCAGAAACCCTCAAAAGGCAAAATAAGACCCTGGCCGTGGCGGAATCTAACACGGGTGGACTTATTGCTTCCAAGCTATCGACTACCCCGGAAGCCCTCTCTATCCTTAGAGGTTGTGTGACTACCTTGACAGAAGAGGCAGTCGTAAGCCTGTTGGGAGTTCCTCGGGAGTTGATCCAGGAACAGGGTCTGGCCAGTGCCCGGGTAGCCGAGGAGATGGCTTCTAGAATTCGATCCCTCACCGGTGCTAGCTTGGGGTTGGGGGTTGCGGGAATCCTCAACTGGAATGAGAAACAACCCCCGGAGACCCCTCCCACGACCTTTATCTCTATTGCAGGGTTGGGTCCGCAACCTGTTACAGAAAAATATGGAATGGGAGGGCCTGCAAGTTTCGTGCAGACCCGAATTGCCATGATGAGCCTGGAAATTCTCAGAAGAAAATTGATTAACGCCTAAAGTGTTTTGGGTTTTTAAGTGCCCTAAAGAACCTAAAAGGAATTAAAATTAAAAGATCCTTCGGGCACTGAAGTTAATTCAGACACTT containing:
- a CDS encoding competence/damage-inducible protein A — translated: MQVQAELVAIGTELLLGQIVDTNATYIAQQLNAIGLNLFYKTTVGDNAGRIKEVLERAHNRSQVVITTGGIGPTEDDLTREMVAEATGRKLVFQQHLMDQIEAIFRSRGFTSISPNNRKQAFIPEGAIPIENPVGTAPGFIVDDEKGVIISIPGVPSEMKYLMEKTVIPFLKKRFGLKGLIKSKVLKNSGIGESRIDHIIGDLIVNSSNPTVGLLAHVGQVDIRITAKAEDEATADRLIAEMEAKIRERLPNQIFGTDQDTLEGVVAETLKRQNKTLAVAESNTGGLIASKLSTTPEALSILRGCVTTLTEEAVVSLLGVPRELIQEQGLASARVAEEMASRIRSLTGASLGLGVAGILNWNEKQPPETPPTTFISIAGLGPQPVTEKYGMGGPASFVQTRIAMMSLEILRRKLINA